The following coding sequences lie in one Enterococcus sp. 9E7_DIV0242 genomic window:
- a CDS encoding DUF916 and DUF3324 domain-containing protein, with protein MNYTYKAIITGFIFSLYLILGVGVASLPAQAESLDSFDAVIHVPDGQSEKNLSYFDLTLEPGKEENLIVTLTNKGEKELKLKALFNRAVTNSAGVIEYSGINEDSSTSAPYDIEKLVKLSDAEITLAPNESKDITLNVTMPKDKFSGVLAGGVYFEEISTEKVEGNIKNVFSREIAVLLRSDAAEVAPELTIKEARSAQVNYRNVIETDIENTSAVYVKNIEIDYSVLLDGKEVVSGKKEKLSMAPNTQMPFRIPFSGEEFGDGTYTVNVTVKNDQGEWTGSPTFDVTKKEADDYNEKDVTVQKAGFDIPWSTVALVTVLLVLGGVTLLMINRNKKLKKQLAKKRKKRKKRPTSVPKSN; from the coding sequence ATGAACTATACATATAAAGCCATTATTACCGGATTCATTTTTTCACTATATCTTATTTTAGGAGTAGGTGTAGCTTCTCTGCCTGCTCAGGCTGAATCATTGGATAGCTTTGATGCAGTGATCCATGTTCCGGATGGTCAGTCGGAAAAGAATCTTTCTTATTTTGACCTGACATTGGAGCCTGGCAAAGAAGAAAATCTGATCGTTACTCTAACCAATAAAGGCGAAAAAGAACTTAAACTAAAAGCGTTGTTTAATCGAGCAGTAACGAATAGTGCCGGAGTTATTGAGTATTCCGGCATCAATGAAGATTCTTCTACGTCAGCACCGTATGATATTGAAAAACTTGTCAAGCTAAGTGATGCAGAGATCACCCTAGCGCCAAATGAATCAAAGGACATCACATTGAATGTTACTATGCCAAAGGACAAATTCTCAGGTGTACTGGCGGGTGGTGTGTATTTTGAAGAAATATCCACTGAAAAAGTGGAGGGCAATATCAAAAATGTATTTTCCAGAGAAATAGCTGTATTGCTGCGTTCAGATGCAGCCGAAGTGGCACCGGAGCTGACCATCAAAGAGGCCCGATCGGCTCAGGTCAATTACCGAAATGTTATCGAAACAGATATAGAAAATACATCGGCAGTCTATGTAAAAAACATAGAGATCGATTACAGCGTTCTTTTAGATGGCAAAGAGGTGGTTTCCGGTAAGAAAGAGAAACTGAGCATGGCACCGAATACTCAAATGCCCTTTCGTATTCCTTTTTCCGGAGAAGAATTTGGTGATGGCACTTATACAGTGAATGTCACCGTAAAGAACGATCAAGGCGAATGGACAGGCAGCCCAACCTTTGATGTGACGAAAAAAGAAGCTGACGACTATAACGAAAAAGATGTAACGGTTCAAAAAGCTGGATTTGACATACCTTGGTCAACCGTTGCTCTTGTAACAGTGCTACTTGTTTTAGGCGGCGTCACACTGCTGATGATCAATCGAAATAAAAAGCTGAAAAAACAACTAGCTAAGAAACGGAAAAAGAGAAAAAAACGCCCGACCTCTGTGCCGAAAAGTAATTAG
- a CDS encoding peptidylprolyl isomerase gives MKKKLILAAAGVLSIFTLAACSSSSDEIATMKGAKITVEDFYNEVKVSSDSQSRVANMIIYKVFEDKYGDKVSTKDIDAKFDEIKESAESQGQNFDDYLKQYGYTQKSYKALIKQSLAFEAGIESHIDITDEDLKTAWDSFHPEVEAQIISVATEDEAKEIKAELDKDGDFTKIAKEKSTDTATKEDGGKVKFDSTSTEVPAAVQEAAFKLKNGEVSDAIAVTDSTGYQTSYYLVKMTKTSAKGNDMDPYKDQLKEIATTTKASDSTFQAKVVSDELKEANVKIKDDAFKDVLSQYIQTEESSTEDTAASSTKESTKAESSTDSSEKTSDSSSATEDSSK, from the coding sequence ATGAAGAAAAAACTGATTTTAGCTGCAGCAGGCGTATTAAGTATTTTTACTTTAGCCGCATGTTCAAGCAGTTCAGATGAAATTGCTACAATGAAAGGTGCGAAAATCACCGTTGAAGACTTTTACAATGAAGTAAAGGTTAGCAGTGACAGCCAATCAAGAGTTGCGAACATGATTATCTACAAAGTATTTGAAGATAAATATGGCGACAAAGTATCAACAAAAGATATTGATGCAAAATTTGATGAAATCAAAGAAAGTGCTGAGTCTCAAGGTCAAAATTTTGACGACTACTTGAAACAATACGGCTACACACAAAAATCTTATAAAGCGTTGATCAAGCAAAGTCTTGCTTTTGAAGCTGGAATCGAGTCTCATATCGATATCACTGACGAAGACTTAAAAACAGCTTGGGATTCTTTCCATCCAGAAGTAGAAGCGCAAATCATCTCTGTTGCTACAGAAGATGAAGCAAAAGAAATCAAAGCTGAATTAGACAAAGACGGCGACTTCACGAAAATTGCAAAAGAAAAATCAACAGATACAGCAACTAAAGAAGATGGCGGTAAAGTCAAATTTGATTCTACCTCTACAGAAGTTCCTGCTGCTGTACAAGAAGCTGCATTCAAGCTGAAAAATGGTGAAGTAAGTGACGCTATCGCTGTTACTGACAGCACTGGTTACCAAACAAGCTATTACCTTGTGAAGATGACAAAAACATCTGCTAAAGGAAATGACATGGACCCTTACAAAGACCAATTGAAAGAAATCGCTACTACTACAAAAGCAAGTGATTCTACTTTCCAAGCAAAAGTTGTAAGTGATGAGCTAAAAGAAGCAAACGTAAAAATCAAAGATGATGCCTTCAAAGATGTATTATCACAATACATTCAAACAGAAGAATCAAGTACAGAAGACACAGCAGCTTCAAGCACAAAAGAATCAACAAAAGCTGAATCTTCAACCGACTCTTCAGAAAAAACATCTGACTCTTCAAGTGCAACCGAAGACTCTTCTAAATAA
- a CDS encoding YtxH domain-containing protein → MMKGFFKGILFGSVVGGLGGLLLAPRSGKETQEKILDEVDDWKYLTNDFNEKLATFKASLTDFQETAEATIPPFAEGINKDIENFKFQAEPRLEQIQEQLDKIQAELPEMPEMTEEKEA, encoded by the coding sequence ATAATGAAGGGCTTTTTCAAAGGAATCCTGTTCGGCTCTGTTGTCGGTGGCTTGGGCGGTCTTCTACTTGCTCCACGCAGCGGAAAAGAAACACAGGAAAAAATACTGGACGAAGTGGATGACTGGAAATATCTGACCAATGACTTCAATGAAAAATTGGCGACATTCAAAGCTTCTCTGACTGACTTCCAAGAAACAGCGGAAGCTACTATCCCACCTTTTGCTGAAGGAATAAATAAAGACATTGAGAATTTCAAATTTCAGGCAGAGCCTCGCTTGGAGCAGATTCAAGAACAGTTAGATAAAATTCAAGCTGAGTTACCGGAGATGCCGGAAATGACTGAAGAAAAAGAAGCCTAG
- a CDS encoding HIT family protein, with product MEDCIFCKIVNQEIPSYKVYEDEVVYAFLDISQVTKGHTLVVPKKHVTDIFEYDSSLASEVFARIPKIARALERAIPEMEGLNIVNNNKELAYQSVFHSHIHLIPRYSKDDGFAMRFPNNQENYSSEELQQIAETIAKQVNE from the coding sequence ATGGAAGACTGTATTTTTTGCAAAATTGTCAATCAAGAAATTCCCAGTTATAAAGTATATGAAGACGAGGTCGTCTATGCGTTTCTAGATATCAGCCAAGTGACAAAAGGACATACCCTTGTGGTTCCGAAAAAACATGTCACAGATATTTTCGAGTACGATTCCTCTTTAGCTTCAGAGGTTTTTGCACGAATCCCTAAAATAGCTCGAGCATTAGAACGCGCTATCCCTGAGATGGAAGGATTGAATATTGTCAATAACAACAAAGAGCTGGCCTATCAATCTGTCTTCCATTCCCATATTCATTTGATTCCTCGTTACAGCAAGGATGACGGATTTGCCATGCGCTTTCCGAACAATCAGGAAAACTACTCAAGTGAAGAGCTGCAGCAAATAGCTGAAACAATTGCAAAGCAGGTGAATGAATAA
- a CDS encoding ABC transporter ATP-binding protein gives MSLKIEHLTGGYGHVPVLKDINFEVKAGEMVGLIGLNGAGKSTTIKNVIGLLTPQKGKISIDDQTLSQNPESYRKKIGYIPETPSLYEELTLKEHIEITAMAYDIPVEEAFRRAEVLLKTFRLENKLEWFPAHFSKGMKQKVMVLCAFLIEPSLYIIDEPFLGLDPLAIHALLELMDEMRNQGAAILMSTHILATAEKYCDRFVVLHEGVVRAIGSMDDLRAEFDLPDSSLDDIYLALTKEEKVG, from the coding sequence ATGAGCTTGAAAATTGAGCATTTAACAGGCGGCTACGGTCATGTTCCTGTTTTGAAAGATATAAACTTTGAAGTAAAGGCCGGTGAAATGGTTGGCCTGATTGGGCTGAACGGTGCCGGGAAAAGTACCACGATCAAGAATGTCATTGGCTTGCTAACTCCCCAAAAAGGGAAAATCTCAATAGATGATCAGACCTTGAGTCAGAATCCGGAAAGCTATCGCAAAAAAATCGGCTACATACCGGAAACTCCTTCATTATACGAAGAGCTAACATTAAAAGAACATATCGAGATTACCGCGATGGCATATGACATCCCTGTGGAGGAAGCGTTCAGACGCGCGGAGGTTTTGCTTAAGACCTTTCGATTGGAAAATAAGTTAGAATGGTTTCCGGCGCATTTTTCAAAAGGAATGAAGCAAAAGGTTATGGTTCTATGTGCATTCTTGATTGAGCCAAGTCTATATATCATCGATGAGCCATTTTTGGGGTTGGACCCTTTGGCGATCCATGCGCTTCTTGAACTGATGGATGAGATGCGTAACCAAGGTGCAGCTATTTTGATGTCCACGCATATCCTGGCAACAGCGGAAAAATACTGCGACCGATTTGTTGTCCTGCATGAAGGGGTCGTGCGTGCGATTGGATCGATGGATGATTTGCGTGCAGAATTTGATTTACCGGACTCTTCATTAGATGACATCTATCTTGCACTGACTAAGGAAGAAAAGGTGGGATAG
- a CDS encoding ABC transporter permease translates to MSEMYKLRSARHLKKMMKYMQYVFNDHFVIVCVFLLGGLGFYYSELLKSLPENFVWGRPIILAIWLAALLIGQLATLTQEADKVFILPKEADMPSYFKRAFRHSFILPAAAILLISGMTMPLVVVSTGAEFSVFFVYLLTLLLLKAAHLSWQEYDLYQISLNESRLWQAIWFFASAGTLAIGMYVNPFIGLGLSIIILGIFTVFLKQKKQQVSLDWEKMIKKENNRMHRIYRFIHLFTDVPEITGSIKRRKLFDPILNRIKKENKNTYLYLYARSFLRGSEYSGLFLRLLILAGLILFFSKDFILSLIVALVFIYLLGFQLIPIYAQFDYMVMTHLYPTPVKQKKQAVSYLLNVLLIIAAVVFGVITLIQLPNIQEALVVIVAMAAEIIGFTRFYVPQRLKKMEE, encoded by the coding sequence ATGTCAGAAATGTATAAGCTGCGTTCGGCTCGTCATTTGAAAAAAATGATGAAATATATGCAGTATGTCTTCAATGATCATTTCGTGATCGTCTGTGTATTTTTGCTGGGAGGATTGGGATTTTACTATTCTGAGCTGCTAAAGAGCTTACCAGAGAACTTTGTCTGGGGGCGTCCCATCATTTTAGCGATTTGGCTGGCGGCATTACTGATTGGTCAATTGGCTACCTTGACACAAGAAGCGGATAAGGTTTTCATTCTGCCGAAAGAGGCAGATATGCCAAGCTATTTCAAACGAGCGTTTCGTCACTCCTTTATTTTACCAGCAGCAGCTATTTTATTGATAAGCGGTATGACAATGCCGTTGGTTGTTGTTTCTACAGGTGCCGAATTTTCCGTCTTCTTTGTTTATCTGCTGACGCTTCTTCTTTTGAAGGCGGCTCATTTAAGCTGGCAGGAATATGATTTGTATCAGATTTCGCTGAACGAAAGTCGCTTGTGGCAAGCAATCTGGTTTTTTGCAAGTGCAGGGACCTTAGCGATTGGGATGTATGTGAATCCTTTTATCGGGTTGGGACTTTCCATCATTATTCTGGGAATATTCACTGTTTTTCTGAAACAGAAAAAACAGCAGGTTTCTCTGGACTGGGAAAAAATGATCAAAAAAGAAAACAATCGAATGCACCGGATTTATCGCTTTATCCATTTGTTTACCGATGTTCCGGAAATCACAGGAAGCATCAAGCGGAGAAAGCTGTTTGATCCAATCTTGAATAGAATCAAAAAAGAAAATAAAAATACGTACCTCTATCTTTACGCTCGCAGCTTTTTGAGAGGCTCAGAGTACAGTGGGTTATTCTTGAGACTGTTGATTCTTGCCGGACTCATTCTATTTTTCTCAAAGGATTTTATCTTGTCGTTGATTGTCGCATTGGTATTTATCTATTTGTTAGGTTTCCAACTGATTCCGATTTATGCCCAATTTGACTATATGGTGATGACGCATCTTTATCCGACGCCTGTAAAACAGAAAAAGCAGGCAGTCAGCTATTTATTGAATGTTTTACTGATTATCGCCGCAGTGGTATTTGGGGTGATTACGTTGATTCAGCTACCGAATATACAAGAGGCGTTAGTGGTCATTGTTGCAATGGCTGCTGAAATCATTGGATTTACGAGGTTCTATGTTCCGCAACGTTTGAAAAAAATGGAGGAATGA
- the dat gene encoding D-amino-acid transaminase, giving the protein MKVLWNDQIVDRKEVSIDMEDRGYQYGDGLYEVIRVYNGQFYMADEHMTRLWTGAEKIKLHLPFTKEELLGRLQELTAVEKVTEGKLYLQVTRGIDSPRNHALPDPKKVKAVLTANIIPYDRPVEKQTKGIAVGIVPDTRWLHCDIKSLSLLGNVMALEHARSRGFEDAVQIREGKVTEASAANFWMVKDGTIYTHPDGQLILPGITKLKLLEIAEKLGLPVKEEAFDEAALFTADECFISGSLIEVVPVVKIEEHIVGTGQPGAITMQLHQEYLAEVARHCS; this is encoded by the coding sequence ATGAAAGTTCTATGGAATGACCAAATTGTTGATCGAAAAGAAGTAAGCATTGATATGGAGGACCGTGGCTATCAATATGGTGACGGACTATATGAAGTGATTCGTGTATACAATGGACAATTTTATATGGCGGATGAGCATATGACACGTCTATGGACTGGCGCAGAAAAAATCAAGCTGCATCTGCCTTTTACAAAGGAAGAACTATTGGGTCGCTTGCAGGAGCTGACTGCTGTAGAAAAAGTGACCGAAGGGAAGCTCTATCTGCAAGTCACACGCGGCATTGACTCACCTCGGAACCACGCATTACCTGATCCTAAAAAAGTAAAAGCTGTTTTAACAGCGAATATTATTCCGTATGATCGACCAGTAGAAAAACAAACCAAAGGGATTGCGGTCGGTATCGTACCGGATACTCGTTGGTTGCACTGTGATATCAAATCACTCAGCCTATTAGGCAATGTGATGGCGTTGGAGCATGCACGAAGTCGCGGCTTTGAGGATGCGGTCCAAATTCGAGAAGGTAAAGTAACAGAAGCTTCTGCGGCTAATTTTTGGATGGTCAAGGATGGGACGATTTACACACATCCAGATGGACAGTTGATCCTACCGGGAATCACCAAGCTGAAGCTTTTAGAAATCGCTGAAAAGCTTGGACTTCCAGTGAAGGAAGAAGCGTTTGATGAAGCAGCGCTGTTTACAGCGGATGAATGTTTTATCTCCGGATCGCTGATTGAGGTCGTTCCTGTGGTCAAAATCGAAGAGCATATCGTTGGTACGGGTCAGCCCGGTGCGATCACCATGCAGCTTCATCAGGAATATCTGGCAGAAGTTGCCCGTCATTGCTCGTAA
- the trmB gene encoding tRNA (guanosine(46)-N7)-methyltransferase TrmB, with the protein MRVRKRPGAEELLAAHPEYVVAGPEQWQGKWQERFGNDHPIHIEIGTGKGQFVVGMAKANPEINYIGIEMQVSVLSIALERALEEKLPNLQLLHVNGEELTQYFAENEVDQIYLNFSDPWPKKRHEKRRLTSKSFLAVDEKIIKPNGEIHFKTDNRGLFEYSLSSFSKYGMILEQVWLDLHASPYEGNIMTEYEEKFSAKGQPIYRVEARFQSEEV; encoded by the coding sequence ATGCGTGTAAGAAAAAGACCAGGGGCAGAGGAATTACTGGCTGCACATCCAGAGTATGTCGTGGCAGGTCCGGAGCAATGGCAAGGGAAATGGCAGGAACGTTTTGGCAATGATCACCCGATCCATATTGAGATTGGTACAGGAAAGGGGCAATTTGTCGTTGGGATGGCAAAAGCCAATCCGGAGATCAATTATATTGGTATTGAGATGCAGGTCAGCGTCCTTTCGATTGCTTTAGAACGGGCATTAGAGGAGAAGCTGCCAAATTTACAGCTGCTTCATGTGAATGGGGAAGAACTGACTCAGTACTTTGCAGAGAATGAAGTGGATCAAATCTATTTGAACTTTTCTGATCCATGGCCAAAGAAACGTCATGAAAAGCGTCGGTTGACGTCCAAGAGTTTCTTGGCGGTAGATGAAAAGATCATAAAGCCAAATGGGGAGATTCATTTCAAAACGGATAACCGCGGCTTGTTTGAATATTCGTTGAGCAGTTTTTCAAAATACGGGATGATCCTTGAACAGGTCTGGCTGGATCTTCATGCAAGTCCTTATGAAGGAAATATCATGACCGAGTATGAAGAAAAGTTCTCCGCAAAAGGTCAACCGATCTATCGTGTGGAAGCACGTTTTCAATCAGAAGAAGTATAA
- a CDS encoding LURP-one-related/scramblase family protein — protein sequence MKKLFIKQKVFSLGGHFTVKDELEQDRYFVEGSFLSIPKTFTISDTHGQQIGTITKKVFSFLPKFFIEIAGEETLTIEKELTFFKSRYHIDAKGLEIQGDWWNKNFEILRKGEVVATIEEKWFTWGDSFEVDIYDEALEHTIISLVIAIDFVKQEEQNAAASSSSS from the coding sequence ATGAAAAAACTATTCATCAAGCAAAAAGTTTTCAGCTTGGGTGGGCATTTTACTGTTAAGGATGAGCTGGAGCAGGATAGATACTTCGTTGAAGGCAGCTTTCTATCGATTCCAAAAACATTTACAATTTCAGATACTCATGGTCAGCAGATCGGGACCATCACGAAAAAGGTCTTCAGCTTTCTGCCAAAGTTTTTCATCGAGATTGCCGGTGAGGAAACGTTGACTATCGAAAAAGAATTGACTTTTTTCAAATCACGGTATCATATAGATGCCAAAGGGCTAGAGATTCAAGGGGATTGGTGGAACAAGAATTTTGAGATTCTTCGTAAGGGCGAGGTCGTGGCAACGATTGAAGAGAAGTGGTTCACTTGGGGCGATTCCTTCGAGGTCGATATCTACGATGAAGCATTAGAGCATACGATCATTTCATTGGTGATCGCAATTGACTTTGTTAAACAAGAAGAACAAAATGCCGCAGCCAGCTCAAGTAGTTCCTAA
- a CDS encoding peptidase, whose amino-acid sequence MGEENELSYFKNGLALGAGLGVVGGVLSTLWFQRNRTLDADLVLETIKDAFLKEGPIEGSWIEFEKKPLRKFAIHSKTYNGGISRIEDGSLVQYAFVADAQTGTVIDVTRL is encoded by the coding sequence ATGGGTGAAGAAAATGAATTGAGTTACTTTAAAAACGGACTGGCTTTAGGTGCCGGGCTTGGTGTTGTCGGCGGTGTTCTATCCACCCTGTGGTTCCAAAGAAACCGGACCTTGGATGCCGATCTCGTACTGGAAACGATAAAGGATGCTTTCTTGAAAGAAGGGCCGATCGAAGGCTCTTGGATCGAATTTGAGAAGAAGCCTCTGCGAAAGTTCGCGATCCATTCAAAGACATATAATGGTGGGATTTCCCGCATAGAAGACGGTTCTCTGGTTCAGTATGCCTTTGTTGCAGATGCTCAGACTGGAACAGTCATCGATGTTACTCGCCTTTAA
- the pepA gene encoding glutamyl aminopeptidase translates to MDDKTFLRIKELTELQGTSGAEEDVRAYMKKHMTPLVDEVQYDGLGGIFGIKRAKESDAPRVMIAAHLDEVGFMLTQIKDNGLFRVVPLGGWNPYVVSAQRFTLKTAKGNYPCISSSIPPHLLRGTNGQKQLEVTDVLFDAGFESKEEAESFGVRPGDTIVPQSETIKTANGKNIIAKSWDNRYGCTLVLEALEALQNESLGHTLIAGANVQEEVGLRGSKPSVHKFKPDLFFAVDCSAADDIQTKKETFGHLGEGTLLRIFDPGMITLPRVREYLLDTAETHNIPYQYFVSKGGTDAGAAHTTNDGVPSSVIGVCGRYIHTHQTMFSIRDFEAAREMLIQVLKGLDKTTVNTIIYGK, encoded by the coding sequence ATGGATGACAAAACATTTTTACGAATCAAGGAATTGACAGAACTTCAAGGAACTAGCGGGGCCGAAGAAGACGTTCGAGCATATATGAAGAAACACATGACGCCTTTAGTAGATGAAGTCCAGTATGATGGTCTAGGTGGTATTTTTGGGATCAAACGTGCCAAAGAAAGCGATGCACCACGAGTGATGATCGCGGCCCATTTGGATGAGGTTGGTTTTATGCTGACACAAATCAAGGACAATGGCTTATTTCGTGTCGTGCCTTTAGGCGGCTGGAACCCTTACGTTGTATCTGCACAGCGTTTTACATTGAAAACAGCGAAGGGCAACTATCCATGTATTTCTTCATCTATTCCTCCACATTTATTACGAGGAACAAATGGGCAGAAGCAACTGGAAGTGACCGATGTATTATTTGATGCCGGTTTTGAGTCAAAAGAAGAGGCAGAAAGCTTCGGCGTACGTCCGGGTGATACGATCGTACCTCAGAGCGAAACCATCAAAACAGCGAACGGCAAAAACATCATTGCGAAATCATGGGATAACCGTTATGGCTGTACCTTGGTATTGGAAGCTCTTGAAGCGCTGCAAAATGAAAGCTTGGGACATACACTGATTGCCGGTGCCAATGTACAGGAAGAGGTTGGACTGAGAGGTTCTAAACCGTCTGTTCATAAATTCAAACCAGACCTGTTTTTCGCAGTAGACTGTTCGGCTGCAGATGATATTCAGACAAAAAAAGAAACCTTTGGGCATTTAGGCGAAGGAACGCTGTTACGTATTTTCGATCCGGGCATGATTACCTTACCGCGTGTGCGTGAGTACCTACTGGATACAGCAGAAACGCACAATATCCCTTACCAGTACTTTGTATCAAAAGGTGGTACGGATGCGGGGGCAGCACATACAACGAACGATGGTGTGCCTAGCTCAGTGATCGGTGTCTGCGGACGTTATATCCATACCCATCAAACGATGTTCAGTATCAGAGACTTTGAAGCGGCGCGTGAAATGCTGATTCAAGTGCTGAAAGGCTTAGATAAGACAACGGTCAATACGATTATTTACGGAAAGTAG
- a CDS encoding thioredoxin family protein, producing MIIPKSLEELAGYVETGKNVFFFTADWCGDCRFIKPVLPEIEAAFPDYQFIEVDRDEFIDVAAKWNIFGIPSFVVLDNGKELGRLVNKDRKTKAEITDFIQGLTV from the coding sequence ATGATCATACCAAAATCATTGGAAGAGCTGGCCGGGTATGTAGAAACCGGTAAAAATGTTTTCTTTTTTACTGCGGACTGGTGCGGAGACTGCCGCTTTATCAAGCCGGTGCTGCCTGAAATCGAAGCAGCATTTCCAGACTATCAATTTATAGAAGTCGATCGTGACGAGTTTATTGATGTCGCAGCAAAATGGAATATCTTTGGTATTCCTAGCTTTGTTGTTTTGGATAATGGCAAAGAGCTGGGGCGTCTGGTCAATAAAGATCGAAAAACAAAAGCGGAAATCACAGATTTTATACAGGGATTAACGGTCTAA
- the ytpR gene encoding YtpR family tRNA-binding protein produces MIFSYNKSHVGDVLLVIVADDQGQENHVKRKGNTAKVTAEDGTIVAWNIFEVSSILGEIEGQGQIELSQEQLDQVNEAIAKDGFSETLTLDPEPKIVVGFVKSCKKHPDSDHLSITQTEVDNGTVLQIVCGAPNIKAGQKVVVAKPGAMMPDGMMIWPGKLRGVESLGMICSARELNVPNAPEKKGILELPFDATVGEPFSAE; encoded by the coding sequence ATGATTTTTTCATATAATAAAAGTCATGTCGGCGATGTACTATTGGTTATCGTAGCTGACGATCAAGGACAGGAGAATCATGTCAAACGTAAAGGGAATACTGCAAAGGTGACTGCGGAAGATGGGACCATCGTTGCGTGGAATATTTTTGAGGTATCTTCTATCTTAGGAGAAATCGAAGGACAAGGGCAGATTGAATTGTCTCAAGAACAACTTGACCAAGTGAATGAAGCAATTGCTAAAGATGGGTTTTCTGAAACGTTGACGCTTGATCCTGAACCGAAAATCGTGGTAGGTTTTGTTAAATCGTGCAAAAAGCACCCAGATTCCGATCACCTGTCTATTACTCAGACAGAAGTGGATAATGGAACTGTGCTGCAAATCGTTTGTGGTGCTCCGAATATCAAAGCAGGTCAGAAGGTAGTCGTAGCTAAACCAGGTGCAATGATGCCGGATGGTATGATGATTTGGCCTGGCAAGCTGCGTGGTGTGGAAAGTCTGGGAATGATTTGTTCAGCAAGAGAACTGAATGTACCTAATGCACCTGAGAAAAAAGGGATTTTGGAATTGCCATTTGATGCAACGGTTGGCGAACCTTTTTCAGCAGAATAA
- a CDS encoding helix-turn-helix domain-containing protein encodes MQIGEIIRFLRTHQKMSQSEVAEKLGVRVMNISNWERGISQPPAEKIMAFSELFQVSIDTLFGRTTLDSFTNRNIYEIRDLALELQTSMHELPREDIDAIFRFVYDLKIANLRKQFSYDFFEVDSSIEQLLQHKNSAIYELANYCKRLVHEFGAIHGSYQKQLLFDSALLIMLEQENTPEFLTIQRSIYEELLPLDLFILSWRKGDTSLKELAERFSISYEFVLKVVEYYLISRGDTCTVNEYLIDFRKTFITNSLTITKIHDVELTKPRDLSQSTSKLTEAVFLSRVTLSDEAGR; translated from the coding sequence ATGCAAATTGGAGAAATCATTCGCTTCTTACGCACGCATCAAAAAATGAGCCAATCCGAAGTTGCCGAAAAATTGGGTGTTCGTGTCATGAACATTTCCAATTGGGAGCGGGGAATCAGTCAGCCACCCGCAGAAAAAATCATGGCCTTCTCTGAGTTGTTCCAAGTATCGATCGACACACTTTTTGGACGAACAACCTTAGATAGCTTCACCAATCGGAACATTTACGAAATTCGTGATCTTGCGTTAGAATTACAGACCAGCATGCATGAGTTGCCTAGAGAAGATATCGATGCCATCTTTCGTTTTGTTTATGACCTGAAAATTGCCAACCTGAGAAAACAATTTAGCTATGATTTTTTTGAAGTCGACAGCAGTATCGAACAGCTGCTTCAGCATAAGAATAGTGCTATATATGAACTGGCTAATTACTGTAAACGACTTGTCCATGAATTCGGCGCCATTCACGGAAGCTACCAGAAGCAGTTATTATTTGATAGTGCGCTTTTGATTATGCTTGAGCAAGAAAATACACCTGAATTTCTGACGATCCAGAGAAGCATCTATGAAGAATTGCTGCCACTTGATTTATTTATCCTTTCTTGGCGCAAGGGGGATACTTCCTTAAAGGAATTGGCTGAGCGTTTCAGTATCAGCTATGAATTCGTACTCAAGGTTGTTGAGTATTACCTGATTTCTCGTGGGGATACTTGCACTGTTAATGAATACCTGATCGATTTCCGAAAAACCTTTATAACTAATTCACTGACCATAACGAAAATACATGATGTAGAGCTGACCAAGCCGCGCGATCTATCGCAGTCAACAAGCAAGCTAACTGAAGCTGTCTTTTTAAGTAGAGTAACGCTTTCTGATGAAGCTGGAAGATAA